A section of the Limosilactobacillus reuteri genome encodes:
- a CDS encoding IS30 family transposase, with protein MTHLNDTMSTSLLTTHKKNAHLTKEERVMIATLKSQGLSNRAIGRQLGVNHQTINNELNRGTVRQLRRQKSNGKIYEYSYYIYSYEAGQATYLEHHRHSGRRRLYYSSKQFLRLADQLMLGEFDDHHYSPQAVIYKARDLMNDGTLIPKSVVTLYQWINEGVLRTSNLDLFEKPKRKHHRTHPQAKRCLGPNIAQRPQTADQRSEIGHWELDTVQGQKNGNDSVVLVMTDRLSRVNITSKIAGKTAHAVNQFFINLRQKMGTDAYYRIFKTITSDNGSEFSELTQVHDHVFYADPYSPWERGSNEINNRFLRKEITKGEAINNYSSAQIIATNDWMNHYPRAMFNGHSSMDIYRKAFYQEISQLHQPIINWSVLFI; from the coding sequence ATGACGCACTTAAATGATACCATGTCTACTAGTTTATTGACTACTCATAAAAAGAATGCTCATCTTACTAAAGAAGAACGTGTGATGATTGCGACTTTAAAGTCGCAAGGACTTTCCAATCGCGCAATTGGTCGCCAATTAGGAGTTAATCATCAAACAATTAATAACGAGCTCAACCGTGGTACGGTCCGCCAACTTCGTCGTCAAAAATCTAATGGTAAGATTTACGAATATTCTTACTACATCTATAGTTATGAAGCTGGTCAGGCCACATATCTTGAACATCACCGCCATTCTGGTCGTCGTCGCTTATATTATTCTTCAAAGCAATTTTTACGATTAGCTGATCAGCTAATGCTTGGTGAGTTTGACGACCACCATTACTCCCCACAAGCGGTTATTTATAAGGCTCGAGATTTAATGAATGATGGCACCCTGATCCCAAAGTCGGTTGTAACTTTATATCAATGGATTAATGAGGGTGTGCTTCGTACGTCCAATTTAGACCTCTTTGAAAAACCTAAACGTAAGCATCATCGAACTCATCCGCAAGCTAAAAGGTGCTTAGGGCCTAATATTGCTCAACGACCTCAAACTGCGGACCAACGGTCCGAAATTGGCCATTGGGAACTAGATACAGTTCAGGGACAGAAAAACGGTAATGACAGTGTTGTACTAGTAATGACTGATCGCCTTTCACGAGTTAATATCACGAGTAAAATTGCTGGTAAAACTGCGCATGCAGTAAATCAGTTCTTTATAAATTTACGCCAGAAAATGGGCACAGATGCTTACTATCGCATCTTTAAGACAATAACCTCTGACAACGGTTCAGAATTTAGTGAGTTAACACAAGTTCACGATCATGTTTTCTATGCTGATCCGTATTCCCCTTGGGAACGTGGATCCAATGAGATCAATAACCGGTTTCTCCGCAAGGAGATTACCAAAGGTGAAGCTATAAATAACTATAGTAGTGCTCAGATCATAGCGACTAATGATTGGATGAATCACTATCCACGAGCTATGTTTAATGGACATTCGTCAATGGATATCTATCGTAAGGCCTTCTACCAAGAGATATCACAGCTCCATCAACCAATAATCAATTGGTCAGTATTATTTATTTGA
- a CDS encoding putative holin-like toxin yields the protein MSAYQALMLMLVFATFVVALLTFIFSFC from the coding sequence ATGAGCGCTTACCAAGCACTTATGTTAATGTTGGTCTTTGCGACCTTCGTGGTTGCATTGCTGACCTTTATTTTCTCATTTTGTTGA